In Zingiber officinale cultivar Zhangliang chromosome 3B, Zo_v1.1, whole genome shotgun sequence, a single window of DNA contains:
- the LOC121967797 gene encoding F-box/LRR-repeat protein 3-like, producing MAETVGNLCRKMHGGEGFDTLTLDLFSRAPSPAPCSYSKPAKRPRVDGAVTMGKDEDRQNPFDFLSEEILFLILDSLESEPLSKKSFSLVCRSFYTAESCHRRELTPLRSGLLPAALARYPSVEKVDLSLCPTVTDTVLFSVGNCLRSSLRSIDLSRSKGFSHAGIESVVENCANLVEMNLSNATDLSDAAAAAIGRARNLERLWLARCKLVTDMGIGCIAVGCQKLKLLCLKWCLGISDLGVALVAVKCKQLRNLNLSFTLVTGAGLEVVLQLPYLEDLALVGCLCIDDGSLLSLKQECKSLQVLNLSNSQPINHAGLSSLLNITVGLRQLNMAYCCMVTHSLTSSFRKLAKLQSVKLDGCEVTTAGLKTIANACVSLTELSLRKCSGVTDDGLSSIVMKNKGLTNLDITCCGNITDLSLANITSSCTSLITLQMESCTLVSKEGFRLIGQHCHLLEHLDLTDNELDDEGLKALSGCHKLSILKIGICFKISDEGLIHIAKNCPKLRELDLYRSAGIKDAGIRAIAHGCPQLQITNLAYCTWITDASLRALSKCSDLNTLEIRGCPQVSSAGVVAIAVGCPKLTKLDIKKCYYVNDGAMLILARFSRNLHQINLSYCSITNVGLLALASVGCLQNMTILHLKGLTPNGLAAALLACGGLTKVKLNSSFKPLIPRPLLEHVEERGCVFQWIDKPFQVELESSEIWTKQLEEMRA from the exons ATGGCCGAGACCGTTGGCAATCTTTGCCGGAAGATGCACGGCGGCGAAGGGTTTGACACCCTAACCCTCGATCTCTTCTCCAGGGCCCCGAGTCCTGCTCCCTGCTCCTACTCCAAGCCGGCGAAGCGACCTCGAGTCGACGGTGCTGTCACTATGGGGAAGGACGAGGATAGACAGAATCCCTTCGATTTTCTGTCTGAGGAAATTCTTTTCCTGATCTTGGACAGCTTGGAATCCGAACCGCTGAGCAAGAAATCGTTCTCGCTCGTATGCAGATCTTTCTACACCGCCGAATCTTGCCACCGTCGGGAACTCACGCCGCTCCGCTCTGGTCTCCTTCCGGCTGCCCTCGCTCGCTACCCCTCTGTCGAAAAGGTGGACCTCTCACTCTGCCCTACTGTTACCGACACCGTTCTCTTCTCTGTTGGGAACTGCCTACGGTCGTCGCTGCGCTCGATTGATCTTTCGCGGTCCAAGGGTTTTTCGCATGCTGGGATCGAGAGCGTGGTGGAGAATTGTGCGAATCTGGTAGAGATGAATCTGTCAAACGCCACGGATCTGAGCGATGCGGCCGCTGCCGCGATTGGGCGAGCGAGGAATCTCGAGAGGCTGTGGTTGGCAAGGTGTAAATTGGTCACGGATATGGGGATTGGATGCATCGCCGTTGGCTGCCAGAAGCTGAAGCTACTCTGCTTGAAATGGTGCTTAGGGATTTCAGATTTGGGGGTTGCGTTGGTGGCTGTGAAGTGTAAACAACTACgcaatttaaatctttccttcacGCTG GTAACAGGGGCAGGGCTTGAAGTAGTCCTGCAATTACCATATCTTGAAGATTTGGCTTTAGTTGGATGCCTCTGTATAGATGATGGCAGCCTCCTATCTTTGAAGCAGGAGTGCAAGTCGCTACAA GTGCTAAATTTGTCAAACTCTCAACCTATTAATCATGCTGGATTGTCTTCCTTGTTAAATATCACTGTAGGTTTACGCcaactaaacatggcatactgttGCATG GTAACCCATTCACTTACCAGTAGCTTTCGAAAGCTCGCCAAATTGCAGTCTGTCAAGTTAGATGGTTGTGAAGTCACAACAGCTGGATTAAAAACAATTGCAAACGCCTGTGTATCTTTGACTGAACTTAGCCTGAGAAAGTGTTCAGGAGTTACAGATGATGGTCTTTCTTCTATCGTCATGAAAAATAAGGGGTTGACTAATTTGGATATTACATGCTGTGGCAACATAACAGATCTCTCCCTTGCTAACATTACTAGTTCATGCACTTCCCTCATCACCCTTCAGATGGAATCATGCACTCTAGTATCTAAGGAGGGTTTCCGTCTGATTGGTCAGCATTGTCACCTCCTGGAGCATCTTGATCTCACAGATAACGAATTGGATGATGAAG GACTAAAAGCACTCTCAGGATGTCACAAGCTGTCAATCTTAAAAATTGGCATATGCTTTAAAATTAGTGATGAAGGTCTTATTCACATTGCAAAAAATTGTCCAAAGCTCCGAGAGCTTGATTTGTACAG ATCTGCAGGAATAAAGGATGCAGGTATTAGGGCAATAGCTCATGGCTGCCCACAATTGCAGATCACCAATCTAGCATATTGTACATGGATAACAGATGCTTCACTAAGAGCCTTATCAAAGTGCTCAGATTTGAACACACTGGAAATTCGAGGCTGTCCTCAAGTTTCCTCTGCAGGTGTTGTAGCTATTGCTGTGGGCTGCCCTAAACTTACAAAGCTTGACATCAAGAAATGCTATTATGTGAATGATGGTGCAATGCTTATTCTTGCACGCTTTTCTCGGAATCTTCACCAG ATAAACTTGTCTTACTGTTCGATAACCAATGTGGGACTTTTAGCACTCGCAAGTGTTGGCTGCCTCCAGAACATGACAATTTTACATTTAAAGGGGCTAACACCAAATGGTTTGGCAGCTGCTTTGTTGGCATGTGGAGGTCTAACAAAAGTGAAACTCAACTCCTCTTTTAAACCGTTAATTCCAAGGCCTCTGCTTGAACATGTAGAGGAACGGGGGTGTGTGTTTCAGTGGATAGACAAGCCTTTTCAG GTTGAACTGGAATCGAGCGAAATCTGGACGAAGCAATTGGAGGAAATGCGTGCTTGA
- the LOC121967798 gene encoding exocyst complex component EXO70B1-like — MEENGEEKLIAAVRHIAKTLGRTETMADDILQVFSSFDGRFSLDKLSSDRPLPHRRPPADSPPSAAVAPAVTGGGREADDHRPLSLERTIRTLDRQISRFVSSDSLIWSDAADAAAFLEAVDDLLATIHDLDSPSVPADKPLLDRADDLLQRCMLRLEEEFRAILDRSDGAVISTPPSHDSDSDGGDADDDRIPVAAPVDDYNLVIDALPPGSVADLHAIARRMVAAGFGRECAEAYGVSRRGFVDESIARLGLRPRPADEVQATPWPELEDDIARWVKGAKMAFLILVPSERRLCERVFASLPPFADLTFAAACRPAAASLLSFADAVAAGPREPERIFRLVDMYETLRDLLPELDHLLSEQYSVTLRAEVAAAHRALGAAIRGIFVELENLIRRDPAKAAVPGGGLHPITRYVMNYLRAACASRRTLEEVMDEDAAGAGVPPDRHPPSSSLSLQVAWIMDVLQSNVEAKSKVYPEPPLSYIFLMNNTRYMTQKASDCELGALLGDDWIRRQIGMVRRWGHDYQRTTWTKVVAVLRMDGVSAAATSSSAAAVKALRERLRVFNNYLEDIWRVQSEWVVTHDQLRTELRVAVAALVLPAYRNFIGRLRATADSGKLADRYIKYSVEDVEARINELFEGVRRL; from the coding sequence ATGGAAGAGAACGGTGAGGAGAAGCTGATTGCCGCCGTCCGCCACATCGCCAAGACGCTGGGCCGGACTGAGACTATGGCCGATGACATCCTCCAAGTCTTTTCCTCTTTCGACGGCCGATTCTCCCTCGACAAGCTCTCCTCCGACCGTCCTCTCCCTCACCGTCGTCCTCCCGCGGATTCTCCCCCATCTGCTGCCGTAGCCCCCGCGGTTACTGGCGGTGGACGAGAGGCAGACGACCATCGACCACTCTCCCTGGAGCGCACCATTCGCACCCTCGACCGTCAGATCTCCCGCTTCGTTTCCTCCGACAGCCTCATCTGGTCTGACGCTGCGGATGCTGCTGCTTTCCTTGAGGCGGTTGATGACCTACTCGCTACCATCCACGACCTTGACTCTCCCTCCGTCCCGGCCGATAAGCCCCTTCTTGACCGCGCCGATGATCTGCTCCAGCGTTGCATGCTCCGTCTAGAGGAAGAGTTTCGCGCCATCCTTGACCGATCAGATGGTGCCGTAATTTCCACGCCACCATCTCATGACTCGGACTCTGATGGTGGTGACGCGGACGATGACCGCATCCCCGTCGCTGCCCCGGTTGACGACTATAATCTCGTCATCGATGCCCTTCCGCCGGGCTCTGTCGCTGATCTCCACGCCATCGCCCGCCGGATGGTCGCGGCTGGGTTCGGCCGCGAATGTGCGGAAGCCTACGGAGTTTCCCGCCGAGGATTCGTCGACGAATCTATCGCCCGGTTAGGCCTTCGCCCCCGCCCTGCTGATGAGGTTCAGGCCACTCCCTGGCCTGAGCTTGAGGACGATATCGCCCGCTGGGTCAAGGGTGCGAAAATGGCCTTCCTAATTCTCGTCCCCAGTGAGCGCCGCCTCTGCGAACGCGTTTTTGCCTCCTTACCTCCCTTCGCGGACCTTACTTTCGCCGCCGCCTGCCGCCCGGCAGCCGCCAGCCTCCTCTCCTTCGCAGATGCTGTTGCGGCCGGCCCACGTGAGCCCGAGCGCATTTTCCGCCTTGTGGACATGTACGAGACGCTCCGCGACCTCCTCCCTGAACTCGACCACCTCCTCTCCGAACAGTACTCTGTCACTCTCCGCGCGGAGGTTGCCGCGGCTCACAGGGCGCTGGGAGCAGCGATCCGGGGAATATTCGTCGAGCTCGAAAACCTTATTCGTCGTGACCCAGCCAAGGCCGCCGTGCCTGGGGGCGGTCTCCACCCGATCACTCGCTACGTAATGAACTACCTCCGAGCAGCGTGCGCCTCCCGGCGGACCCTCGAAGAAGTTATGGACGAGGACGCTGCTGGTGCTGGCGTTCCGCCCGATCGCCACCCGCCCTCGTCCTCCTTGTCTCTTCAGGTAGCGTGGATCATGGACGTGCTCCAGTCCAACGTCGAGGCCAAGTCGAAGGTATACCCGGAGCCACCCCTCAGCTACATCTTCCTGATGAACAACACTCGTTACATGACCCAGAAGGCTAGTGACTGCGAGCTGGGGGCGCTTTTGGGCGACGACTGGATCCGGCGACAGATAGGAATGGTGCGTCGGTGGGGCCACGACTACCAGCGGACGACGTGGACCAAGGTGGTCGCGGTGCTGCGGATGGATGGCGTCAGCGCTGCGGCCACCTCCTCTTCGGCTGCGGCCGTGAAGGCGTTGCGGGAGCGTCTACGCGTGTTCAACAACTACCTGGAGGATATATGGAGGGTGCAAAGCGAGTGGGTAGTGACGCACGACCAACTCCGGACGGAGCTGAGGGTGGCTGTGGCGGCGCTGGTGCTGCCAGCCTATCGCAACTTCATCGGCCGGCTGCGCGCCACTGCAGATTCCGGAAAGCTGGCCGACCGCTACATTAAGTACAGCGTAGAGGACGTCGAGGCTAGGATCAACGAGCTGTTTGAAGGCGTTCGTCGGCTGTGA